A genomic window from Emys orbicularis isolate rEmyOrb1 chromosome 8, rEmyOrb1.hap1, whole genome shotgun sequence includes:
- the LRRC8C gene encoding volume-regulated anion channel subunit LRRC8C → MIPVTEFRQFSEQQPAFRVLKPWWDVFTDYLSVAMLMIGVFGCTLQVMQDKIICLPKRIQPSQNHAHIPNVSNAVPNTTPLPPPKPSTTPATVEMKGLKTDLDLQQYSFINQMCYERALHWYAKYFPYLVLIHTLIFMLCSNFWFKFPGSSSKIEHFISILGKCFDSPWTTRALSEVSGEDSEEKDNRKNNISRSNTIQPSTEGTLVKTQSLKSIPEKFVVDKGTAGALDKKEGEQAKALFEKVKKFRLHVEESDLLYAMYVRQTVLKVIKVLIIIAYNSALVSEVQFTVDCNVDIQDMTGYKNFSCNHTMAHLFSKLSFCYLCFVSIYGLTCLYTLYWLFYRSLKEYSFEYVRQETGIDDIPDVKNDFAFMLHMIDQYDPLYSKRFAVFLSEVSENKLKQLNLNNEWTADKLRQRLQTNAYNRLELQLFMLSGLPDTVFEITELQSLKLEIINNVMIPATIAQLDNLQELSLYQCSVKIHSAALAFLKENLKILSVKFDDIRELPHWMYGLRNLEELYLIGSLSHDISKNITLESFRELKSLKILYIKSNVSKIPQSAVDVSSHLQKMCIHNDGTKLVMLNNLKKMVNLTELELVHCDLERIPHAVFSLLSLQELDLKENNLKSIEEIVSFQYLRKLTILKLWYNSITYIPEHIKKLTSLERLSFSHNKIEVLPSHLFLCNKIRYLDLSYNDIRFIPPEIGVLQSLQYFSITCNKVESVPDELYFCKKLKTLKIGKNNLSVLSPKIGNLVFLSYLDIKGNHFEILPPELGECRALKRTGLVVEDTLFETLPSDVREQMKAE, encoded by the exons ATGATTCCTGTTACCGAATTTCGTCAGTTCTCTGAACAGCAGCCGGCATTCAGAGTACTGAAGCCATGGTGGGATGTGTTTACGGACTATCTCTCAGTAGCCATGCTGATGATTGGTGTATTTGGATGTACATTACAG GTTATGCAAGACAAGATAATATGCCTTCCAAAAAGAATACAGCCTTCACAGAACCACGCTCACATTCCTAATGTGTCTAATGCAGTCCCAAATACAACCCCACTTCCTCCACCCAAACCATCCACTACTCCTGCCACTGTTGAAATGAAAGGACTAAAGACTGATTTAGACCTTCAGCAGTATAGCTTTATAAACCAAATGTGCTATGAACGTGCCCTGCATTGGTATGCAAAGTACTTCCCTTACCTTGTCCTTATACATACTCTGATCTTCATGCTATGTAGTAACTTCTGGTTCAAATTCCCTGGATCAAGCTCAAAAATTGAACACTTCATTTCCATACTGGGGAAATGTTTTGATTCTCCCTGGACAACAAGGGCATTatctgaagtgtctggggaagaCTCAGAAGAGAAGGACAACAGGAAGAACAACATAAGCAGGTCAAATACTATCCAACCTAGCACAGAAGGCACTTTGGTCAAGACTCAGTCTTTAAAATCGATACCTGAAAAGTTTGTTGTAGATAAAGGGACAGCAGGGGCACTGGATAAAAAAGAAGGAGAACAGGCAAAAGCATTGTTTGAAAAGGTGAAGAAATTCCGACTGCATGTTGAAGAAAGTGATCTGCTCTATGCTATGTATGTTCGTCAGACTGTACTTAAAGTTATTAAAGTCCTTATCATTATTGCTTACAATAGTGCACTAGTTTCAGAAGTTCAATTTACAGTAGACTGTAATGTTGACATTCAGGACATGACAGGATATAAGAATTTTTCCTGTAATCATACCATGGCACATCTATTCTCTAAACTTTCCTTCTGCTACCTGTGCTTTGTAAGCATCTATGGACTAACATGCCTTTACACTTTATATTGGTTGTTCTATCGTTCACTAAAGGAATATTCTTTTGAATATGTTCGGCAAGAGACTGGAATTGATGATATCCCAGATGTTAAGAATGACTTTGCTTTTATGCTTCACATGATAGATCAATATGACCCTCTTTATTCAAAGAGATTTGCAGTGTTCCtgtctgaagtcagtgaaaacaaGCTGAAACAGCTGAACTTAAACAATGAATGGACTGCGGATAAATTGAGACAGAGGCTACAAACAAATGCATATAACCGGCTAGAACTGCAGCTCTTCATGCTTTCTGGACTTCCAGACACTGTTTTTGAAATTACAGAGCTGCAGTCTTTAAAActtgaaataattaataatgttatGATACCAGCAACCATTGCACAGTTGGATAATCTCCAAGAGCTCTCTTTGTACCAGTGTTCTGTGAAGATCCACAGTGCTGCCTTGGCTTTTCTGAAGGAAAATCTGAAGATCTTGAGCGTCAAGTTTGATGACATCAGAGAGCTTCCACATTGGATGTATGGGCTCAGAAATTTAGAAGAGCTCTACTTAATTGGTTCTCTCAGTCATGATATTTCCAAAAACATTACTCTTGAGTCTTTTCGGGAACTTAAAAGCCTTAAAATTCTCTACATTAAAAGCAATGTATCCAAAATCCCACAATCTGCAGTTGATGTTTCAAGTCATCTTCAAAAAATGTGTATCCATAACGATGGCACCAAATTAGTGATGCTCAATAACCTGAAGAAAATGGTTAACTTGACAGAGTTGGAGCTGGTTCACTGTGATTTGGAGCGCATACCTCATGCAGTTTTTAGCCTTCTCAGTCTCCAGGAATTGGATTTAAAGGAAAACAACCTCAAATCAATAGAAGAAATAGTTAGTTTTCAATATCTGAGAAAACTTACAATCCTAAAACTGTGGTACAACAGTATAACATATATCCCAGAGCATATAAAGAAACTCACTAGCCTAGAGCGTCTTTCCTTTAGTCACAACAAAATAGAGGTTCTTCCATCCCACCTATTCCTATGCAACAAAATCAGATACTTAGACTTGTCTTACAATGATATACGATTTATTCCACCGGAAATAGGAGTGCTGCAAAGTTTACAGTATTTTTCCATCACTTGTAACAAAGTGGAGAGTGTGCCAGATGAATTATACTTTTGCAAAAAACTTAAGACTCTCAAGATTGGGAAAAATAACTTGTCAGTCCTTTCACCTAAAATTGGTAATTTAGTATTCCTCTCCTATTTGGATATTAAAGGCAATCACTTTGAAATTCTCCCGCCTGAACTTGGTGAGTGTAGGGCTTTGAAGCGGACTGGCTTGGTTGTAGAAGACACTTTGTTTGAAACTTTGCCTTCTGATGTTAGAGAGCAGATGAAAGCTGAATAA